One window of the Opitutales bacterium genome contains the following:
- a CDS encoding dUTP diphosphatase, whose protein sequence is MDKLEHIFEMQSALNARIGVETENMSEEEKTKWLLNYTRAMQQEIAELIDSVPWKWWAKYQEFDEQNARVEVVDLFHFLVSMAQVLGMSPDDVYNAYLKKNKVNHERQESGYKEKDADDSKHI, encoded by the coding sequence ATGGATAAACTCGAGCACATCTTTGAGATGCAAAGTGCCCTGAATGCGCGCATTGGCGTCGAAACTGAAAACATGAGCGAGGAGGAGAAAACCAAATGGCTCCTCAACTACACCCGCGCGATGCAGCAAGAGATTGCTGAGCTCATCGATTCTGTGCCCTGGAAGTGGTGGGCCAAATACCAAGAGTTTGACGAGCAAAATGCCCGTGTCGAAGTCGTCGACCTGTTCCACTTCCTCGTCTCAATGGCCCAAGTCCTCGGCATGTCTCCAGACGATGTCTACAATGCCTACCTCAAGAAAAATAAGGTCAACCACGAGCGCCAAGAAAGTGGCTACAAAGAAAAAGACGCCGACGACTCGAAGCATATTTAG